A genomic segment from Leptolyngbya boryana PCC 6306 encodes:
- the metX gene encoding homoserine O-acetyltransferase MetX translates to MNYCSIISPQTQFYQLSDPFFLESGQVLHGVQVAYQTWGKLNESGNNAVLVCHAFTGWADVEAWWQPLFGSGKALDLETNFVVCSNILGSCYGTTGATSINPSTGKPYGDSFPAITIRDMVHLQARLVEALKIQSLKLVIGGSLGGMQVLEWALLYPEKVESIAAIAVSGRHSAWCIGLSEAQRQAIYADPNWNNGNYAPDHPPAHGLAVARMMAMNTYRSWASFDQRFGRNAETEEFTIARYLQRQGQKLADRFDANTYITLSKAMDSHDLARPDQSYQATLQTIQQPTLIVGIPTDILYPPIEQQELADFIPNSSLKWLDSPHGHDAFLIDMTVLNDLIVQFRQSLTSQTLCSHRM, encoded by the coding sequence ATGAACTATTGCTCTATCATTTCGCCTCAAACGCAGTTCTATCAACTGTCTGACCCGTTCTTTCTAGAATCAGGACAAGTGTTGCATGGGGTGCAAGTTGCTTATCAAACCTGGGGAAAATTGAATGAATCGGGCAATAATGCAGTGCTTGTATGTCATGCCTTCACAGGCTGGGCAGATGTCGAGGCTTGGTGGCAACCCCTTTTTGGAAGTGGGAAAGCGCTAGATTTAGAAACGAATTTCGTCGTCTGTAGCAATATTTTAGGCAGTTGCTACGGAACAACCGGTGCCACGTCAATTAATCCGAGTACTGGAAAGCCTTACGGAGATAGTTTTCCAGCGATTACGATCCGAGATATGGTTCATCTGCAGGCTCGATTAGTCGAGGCACTGAAGATCCAATCGCTAAAATTAGTCATCGGCGGATCGCTCGGCGGAATGCAGGTTCTAGAGTGGGCATTGCTGTATCCAGAGAAAGTAGAATCAATCGCTGCGATCGCAGTTTCCGGTCGTCACTCGGCTTGGTGTATTGGACTCAGTGAAGCTCAGCGCCAAGCCATTTATGCTGATCCGAATTGGAACAATGGCAACTATGCTCCGGATCACCCCCCGGCTCACGGACTGGCTGTGGCACGAATGATGGCAATGAACACTTATCGATCGTGGGCAAGCTTTGATCAGCGCTTTGGGCGAAATGCTGAAACCGAAGAATTTACGATCGCTCGCTATTTGCAACGTCAGGGGCAAAAATTAGCCGATCGCTTTGACGCAAATACCTACATCACATTAAGTAAAGCAATGGATTCTCATGATCTAGCTCGCCCGGATCAAAGCTATCAAGCAACGTTACAAACAATTCAGCAACCTACCCTGATTGTCGGAATTCCGACAGATATTCTCTATCCACCTATCGAACAACAAGAACTCGCTGATTTCATTCCTAACTCATCCCTAAAATGGTTAGACTCTCCTCACGGTCATGATGCATTTCTGATAGACATGACTGTGCTGAATGATTTGATTGTGCAGTTTCGTCAGAGTTTAACCAGTCAGACTCTTTGTTCTCATCGAATGTAG
- a CDS encoding prohibitin family protein, giving the protein MTKSLDSEPSSIANSTRKISKKSGRDASIAIQVILVLLCLALISSFIVIVRAGERGVLMKFGAVQDSVLGEGIHFIVPIVETVEKLSVRVQSQEISAEASSKDLQDVYADVALNWHVLPQEANLIYQQIGNQQAVIDRIINPAIEEVLKAVMAKYTAEEIITKRGEVKTGVDQALTERLKPYHIAVDDLSLVHIHFTQRFSDAVEAKQVAEQEVKRAEFVALKAVKEAEARANLARGEAEAQRLLQQTLTPELLQRQAIEKWNGSLPLVVGDESSTVLDLKKLMKTSLPGNAATK; this is encoded by the coding sequence ATGACGAAATCTCTGGACTCTGAACCGTCAAGCATTGCGAATTCAACCCGAAAAATCAGTAAAAAAAGTGGTCGCGACGCGAGTATTGCTATTCAAGTCATTCTGGTCTTGCTTTGTTTAGCATTGATCTCCAGCTTTATCGTGATTGTGCGAGCAGGAGAACGCGGAGTCTTGATGAAATTTGGTGCAGTTCAAGACAGCGTGTTGGGAGAAGGCATCCATTTCATTGTGCCGATCGTTGAAACTGTAGAAAAGCTCAGCGTCCGCGTTCAGAGCCAGGAAATTTCAGCCGAAGCTTCTTCTAAAGATTTGCAGGATGTGTATGCAGATGTAGCGCTGAATTGGCATGTGCTTCCGCAAGAGGCGAATTTGATCTATCAGCAGATTGGGAATCAGCAAGCTGTCATCGATCGCATTATCAACCCGGCGATCGAAGAAGTGCTCAAAGCAGTCATGGCAAAGTACACGGCTGAGGAAATCATTACAAAGCGAGGAGAAGTCAAGACAGGCGTAGATCAGGCTCTAACAGAACGCTTGAAGCCGTATCATATTGCCGTCGATGATTTGTCATTAGTGCATATTCACTTCACACAGCGATTTAGCGATGCAGTTGAGGCAAAACAAGTTGCAGAGCAAGAAGTAAAACGGGCTGAATTTGTTGCATTAAAAGCAGTCAAAGAAGCAGAAGCGAGAGCCAATCTAGCACGAGGAGAAGCAGAAGCTCAGCGACTTCTGCAACAAACGCTCACACCGGAATTACTGCAAAGACAAGCGATCGAGAAATGGAATGGGAGCCTTCCACTAGTCGTTGGCGATGAAAGTTCTACAGTATTGGATCTAAAGAAATTGATGAAAACAAGCTTGCCTGGAAATGCTGCAACAAAATAG
- a CDS encoding cadmium resistance transporter: MPEILIRAVVTGITAFAATNLDDILVLMLFFSQIDRTFRRHHIITGQYLGFAVLLLISLPGFFGGLLIPRPWIGLLGLVPIAIGISSFFQQEDDEPVQTVSQSSRSVFAQFLNPQTYQVAVVTIANGGDNIGIYLPLFASSTWLELIVILVVFLIMIAIWCAIAQYLATHRLIARPLMNYGHRIIPFVLIALGFYILWENKTHTFLSLLKAQT, encoded by the coding sequence ATGCCTGAAATTTTGATTCGTGCCGTAGTTACTGGAATCACTGCATTTGCAGCAACTAATCTGGACGATATTCTGGTTTTGATGCTGTTCTTTTCTCAAATCGATCGCACGTTCCGACGGCATCATATTATTACAGGGCAATATCTTGGCTTTGCTGTGCTGTTGCTGATTAGCTTACCGGGTTTCTTCGGCGGATTGCTCATTCCTCGCCCTTGGATTGGGCTACTGGGCTTAGTTCCTATCGCAATCGGCATTTCTAGCTTTTTTCAGCAAGAGGACGATGAACCTGTGCAAACTGTCTCTCAGTCATCTCGCTCTGTTTTTGCTCAATTTCTGAATCCTCAAACTTATCAAGTTGCTGTAGTCACGATCGCAAACGGCGGCGACAATATTGGCATTTATCTTCCTCTATTTGCCAGTAGTACTTGGCTTGAGTTAATTGTGATTTTGGTCGTTTTCCTCATCATGATTGCAATTTGGTGTGCGATCGCACAGTATCTCGCTACGCATCGTCTGATTGCTCGTCCACTGATGAATTATGGGCATCGGATTATCCCCTTTGTTTTGATTGCACTGGGATTTTACATTCTCTGGGAAAACAAGACTCACACATTTCTCAGCTTACTGAAAGCTCAAACTTAA
- a CDS encoding NIL domain-containing protein — translation MQSVSRYDRHIRVRIHLQIPMIYRHQPVISDLISVSGLAVNITAAMLGSNTDDCGYFDLELRGTPQQISHGLAHLKSLDLKVIGKPNSDGDEWHY, via the coding sequence ATGCAGTCAGTTTCTAGATACGATCGTCACATCAGAGTTCGCATTCATCTACAGATTCCGATGATCTATCGACATCAGCCTGTAATTTCTGATTTGATTTCAGTATCGGGTTTGGCTGTGAATATTACAGCGGCAATGCTCGGGAGCAATACAGACGACTGTGGTTACTTTGATTTAGAACTCAGAGGCACACCCCAGCAGATTAGTCATGGACTTGCACATCTAAAATCACTCGATCTAAAAGTCATTGGAAAGCCGAACTCGGATGGAGACGAATGGCACTATTGA
- a CDS encoding ferredoxin has product MTQSMSLEMQRGLQALTTCKKTCTTTLSYYLHSNTQDRDLSLMCLLRDCAEMCLMSTNLMIDGSEFMGRTFLICAEMCDRCAAACEIYSDDPQMMACAEACHACSQYCSSMGRLSSAYFRRPNFDTFEALVAS; this is encoded by the coding sequence ATGACACAATCAATGAGCCTTGAAATGCAACGGGGTCTACAAGCCCTCACCACGTGCAAAAAAACCTGCACGACAACGCTCTCGTACTACTTGCACAGCAACACGCAAGATCGCGATTTGTCATTGATGTGCTTGCTGCGAGACTGTGCAGAAATGTGTCTGATGAGTACTAACTTAATGATCGATGGATCTGAATTCATGGGACGCACATTCTTGATCTGCGCTGAAATGTGCGATCGCTGTGCAGCAGCTTGTGAAATTTACTCAGACGATCCGCAAATGATGGCATGTGCTGAAGCTTGCCACGCTTGCAGCCAGTACTGTAGTTCAATGGGTCGATTATCGAGCGCTTACTTCCGTCGCCCGAATTTCGACACCTTCGAGGCCTTAGTTGCAAGCTAA